One stretch of Miscanthus floridulus cultivar M001 chromosome 18, ASM1932011v1, whole genome shotgun sequence DNA includes these proteins:
- the LOC136523976 gene encoding uncharacterized protein, whose protein sequence is MAPRALVSSPAFPGGGGEDASGPAIARPRAEADTPEARTLGKRAVSPMGSTAEVVQKHHAEAPALVPRKALKRGAASARAGPKEPVAQGEVAEAATKRSGEDAPTSLEAEARESDEDEAPSAAGAAEGEAKAPRTSEAEATEAGASRTTEAEVAEAGAPGTTKAEVAEAGVGAAEPAA, encoded by the exons ATGGCGCCTAGGGCATTGGTGAGCAGCCCAGCatttccaggaggaggaggagaggatgcctcggggccggcgatcgcccgccccagggccgaggccgacacgcccgaggcacggacgttagggaagcgcgccgtcagcccgatgggctcgacggCGGAGGTGGT CCAGAAGCATCATGCGGAGGCGCCCGCCTTGGtgccacgtaaggcgctcaag cgtggcgcggcgtcggcgagggctggtccaaaggagccggtcgcccaaggagaggtTGCCGAGGCAGCCACGAAGCGATCGGGGGAGGATGCGCCTACGTCCCTTGAGGCCGAGGCCCGCGAGTCAGATGAGGACGAGGCGCCCTCAGCCGCTGGGGCTGCCGAGGGCGAGGCcaaggcccctaggacctccgaggctgaggcgacggaggccggggcatccaggaccaccgaggccgaggtggcggaggccggagcccccggtaCCAccaaggccgaggtggcggaggccggcgtgggcgcggcggaGCCGGCGGCCTAG